CTGGGCAAAGTTTTAGACGAGCGGGACGGCTACATCAGTTCCAATCAGGTCGATGCGGCAGAGCGATTGGCTAAGGCCGAGCAAATTGCCCATCAGTATCAGCAGGAGCTGGCCGAGACTCGTCGCCAAGCCCAAACGGTGATTGCCGAGGCCCAGGAAGAAGCCCAAAAGATTGCGGCTCAAACCGTTGCTGCTGCTCAGCAAGAGGCTCAGGCCCAGCGGGAGCAGGTGCAGCGAGAGCTAGACGAGCAAAAGAGTCAGGCCATGGCTACCCTGGAGCAGCAGGTAGATGGTTTGAGTCAACAAATTTTAGACAAGCTGCTGAGTTCTTTGGCGGCCTAGGCTATTGGTGATGACGGGGTGATTTAGCCCCTGGAGTTACCCGCGTCGTTGACGGAAAGTAGGGATATGACTATTGGTTGGTTACTGGCGGCGGAAGAAGGCGGGTTTGGTTTGGATTTCAATATCCTAGAAACCAACCTGATTAATCTGGTCATTATCATTGGCGTGCTGTATTACTTTGGTGGCAAGTTTTTAGGGAAGACCCTTTCAACTCGCCAGACGGCTATTCAGACCGCGATCGCAGAAGCCGAGCAGCGTAAGCAAGAGGCCGCCGCCGCGCTGGCAGAGCAGCAGCAAAAGCTAGCCCAGGCCCAGGAGGAAGCCAAGCGAATCTTGGCTGAGGCCCAGACTACAGCAGAGCGCGCCCGCGAAGCGATCTTGGCTCAATCTCAGACGGATGTAGAGCGCATGCGGGCCACCGCTGCCCAAGACCTTACCTCCCAAGAGGCACGGGTGATGCGAGAGCTTCAGCAGCGGATTGCGGCGATGGCCATTGAGCGCAGTGAGGCCAGCTTGCCGGGGCGGCTGAACGACGATTCGCAGCGGCGTCTGGTTGATTCCAGCATTGCCCTGCTCAAAGGAGAATAGCCATGAACGACACAACGCTAAATTCTGAAATTGCGGCCCCCTACGCCAAGGCGCTGATGTCCGTCGCCGACGACAACAACGCGGTTGACCAGGTGGGCGTCGAGGTAGCTGACTTGCTGGAAGTCCTGAACAGCTCCAAGGAGCTAACCGACTTTTTAACCAGTCCGCTGATGTCTGCCGACGCTAAAAAGGGCGTGCTGCGTCAGATTGCGGAGGGCAACGTGAGCGACTCTCTGCTGAGTTTTTTGCTGCTGCTGGTTGACCGCAGCCGCGTGGCGTTCTTATCGCCTATTCTTCAGCAGTATCAAGCTCTGCTGAGGGAGCGCAACAATACGGTTTTAGCTGACGTGACGGCGGCAGTCGAGCTATCTGAGGATCAGCAGAACGCCATTCGCGATCGCGTCAAGGCTATGACCGGTGCCAGCAGTGTTGAGCTATCCGTAACTGTCGATCCCTCCCTGATTGGTGGATTGATTATCAAGGTCGGCTCCCAGGTAATTGACGCTAGCCTGCGGGGTCAGCTACGCCGCATTGGTATGCAGCTAGCGGCAACCGCTTAGCGACAACCTGCCCCCTGGGTGGGCAGTTTCTCTGACGTCTCGTGTTTATGTAGGT
Above is a window of Nodosilinea sp. PGN35 DNA encoding:
- a CDS encoding F0F1 ATP synthase subunit B' translates to MMNFVWLLAVETAEAVEEGGGLFDLDATLPLMAVQFVLLAVALNALFYKPLGKVLDERDGYISSNQVDAAERLAKAEQIAHQYQQELAETRRQAQTVIAEAQEEAQKIAAQTVAAAQQEAQAQREQVQRELDEQKSQAMATLEQQVDGLSQQILDKLLSSLAA
- the atpH gene encoding ATP synthase F1 subunit delta — translated: MNDTTLNSEIAAPYAKALMSVADDNNAVDQVGVEVADLLEVLNSSKELTDFLTSPLMSADAKKGVLRQIAEGNVSDSLLSFLLLLVDRSRVAFLSPILQQYQALLRERNNTVLADVTAAVELSEDQQNAIRDRVKAMTGASSVELSVTVDPSLIGGLIIKVGSQVIDASLRGQLRRIGMQLAATA
- a CDS encoding F0F1 ATP synthase subunit B; protein product: MTIGWLLAAEEGGFGLDFNILETNLINLVIIIGVLYYFGGKFLGKTLSTRQTAIQTAIAEAEQRKQEAAAALAEQQQKLAQAQEEAKRILAEAQTTAERAREAILAQSQTDVERMRATAAQDLTSQEARVMRELQQRIAAMAIERSEASLPGRLNDDSQRRLVDSSIALLKGE